GTTTGTTAGAGCTCTTTCTGGCCTATGAAGAGGCAAAAAAGATGCAGTGAAATAATTGCTGCAGAAGCTTGATGGCAAATATCATGGGAATAGCTTAATGAACTCACATTTTTAAGTCTCTAAATCTTCATCCTTAGAAGCCCTTTTGCTTTCTAGCAAAgcttactttttatttaatgtgcAAGAAATAATCCTGCTTGATGGAGGATTTTCAACCACTGCATAACCTGTCAGGCTTATTTTTGTCGTaagtttgctgctgcttttgacTAGTTTTCCATTGCGTGTTCTGTAAAAGATAGaaacctgttttatttttaaaaatggcagAGTAGAGGGTTCTGGGATAACAGAACCCAACATTTCTCTATTCTGTCATCagaatatatttctatattctGTCATCAGAACATATTTCTATATTCTGTCATGGAGTCTTATCCTGGAGCAGCAGTTGTGTACCTGTTCCCTTTTCCTGTAGTTTGGAGTGTACATAGTGATAGATGTTGCTTCTTAGTTATTATGAAGCTGaattgatttttattgtttgcatatttcctggcactgccctcATAATGTGTTGAGACCAGATAAGTTTGCTCTAGCTGAGATGAAAACCAGACAGCTCTGTGTACATGTGTATCTTTATCTCTTTGTGCGTCTTAAATTATGAGCTAGAGCAAAATCTGACAGGGACAAGACATGAGGAATGAATGCCTGAATTAAGGGGAGTAAGAGAGGGAGAGACACTGAGAGAGACAGAGACCAAGCAGATGATAGTCATGAGCCATGGATGCAGCAGTGTCCTGTCAGTCTTCTGGGGGTACCACCTTCACACATGCCAAGTTTTGAGTATCCGTAGGGTGGTCACAGGTGCCATTCTCATAACTTGGGGTGATGTGTATGAGCAGTTGCTTCCTTTCCCACAGTTTGCCATGGTGAGCATTTTGTCCCAGTTGCATTAACCAAGATGTGCTAACCCCACTTTGCCTCTGCTAGGCCTGGAATTAATGCTTTCCTGTTGCAAATTCCTGTCTTCTGTGCTTCTCTCAAGTTCCTGCTTTGGTGGCTTTTCATCTTACGGTAAGTTCCTTCTGTGACCTTGACAGTGCTTTGAGACAGGCAGCTGTACTCTTTAAATCCTTACACCTAAAGCCTTTCTGTTATACACTGTGGACAAACATTTCTTTAACTGCCACCTAGATAAGTAGAAGCTTATATGTCTAGGTAAGTGGAAGATAAAACCATGTACTTTTGGTAGGCCACAGCTGTTCTTGAAATCAGCAATTCAGAATTCAGTTCATGGTGTCTCCTTTCCATACTTGAActccagcagcagaacctgCTGCTGGACCAAACCCCAAGGGTAAAATCTGACACTTGGACATCAAAAAGACAACTTCAGACAGACTCAGTATGATGCTTAGTAAGGTACTTAGCACATACCTTGTGTCCGAGTTCACTAgtagcttttcttttccaataaACTTTATAACTTAGCATAGGCTCAGTTGGTTTATAAATACTTAATGCCTGTCTGTATGAAGCCTGTAGTGAAAAACTGTGGCCTGGTGGGGAGTTGTGGATAAGAGACTCCTGTTGTACTTTTAAATAACACAGCAGTAACACAGTAAAAATACCTGTTACCACTGTGCCAGAATGCCTATTAGTTCTAGCCACCAAATCACAAATCTCTAACACTCTGTAGTGGGTTGTTTGCCTGTGTGTTTTACTCACTCAGGGTGACCTGTGAATGCATGTGGACATttgtcccttttccctttcagcaGTCAGTGACTACTGTCATCTCAGTTGTCTGTGAATATGTGCTACTGCATAATACATCTGAGTTGCAGTCACACACAGAAGTTCCTCATCGCACAGCTCCAATCTTCTGGTTATGTCTGAAGTGCctgattttgttcttttctgtctttttcagaAGAATGTTCTAAACTAGTAGCTCTACCTCATggagctttgcttttcttccaaataGAGTCTTTGATAGCTTTTCTAAGAAGTTCTTTCCAAGTGGATATTTTAATTATAGCAATAGGAAAGAATCTTCTTTAGTAGTCGCTGTGATTTAAATGTGTTCTACCAGAccctcctctctgtgctgctggctgctgtcaccATGTTTACTGTAACTGGGAGAAGCACTGCAGTGATGCTTTTTCCACAGCACTGAAGACTATTTGAAGATTGCTACAGTTGGAGCCATCTGAGCTGTCACTGGAGAGCCTTGTGGCCTTTCCTGGCTTTCAGAAAGCAGAACTGATATGcgtttgttgttgttgggttattaattcttttttcatgAGAATATGGTGCAACATGTGGGAACAAAAACATTAAGTGTGACTTATGAATAATTTTGAATTGATATACTATAGTATATAACATACATTTTGTCCAGCTGTTGAAAACTTGCTTTAGTGCCTCTTCTCAGTGGATTTTTCTTGTTAATTTGTTTcctgtcttttttaaaaatccttcttatcattttttcttctgtctctctctctctctcatcttTCCATAGTCTGAATAGCCTTAGTCTGTTCAAATCTTCTTTATACTGTTCCACAAAGGTGCCCATATTTCAGTGACTTACAGAGAATActattcaaattaaaattttcagactGACAGGGGGAAGAGTTTGATATTGCTGAGGAAAGCATAACTTTTGCTCCCTAGCCAGACGTGACTTTCCTTTGCtcacaaaaagagaaaagtaaaagcCAGAATGTCCTTGTGGTATGGCTATTCTAGTAAGCTATGAGTTTGGGactgctgtcacagctgttgtggttttctgggttttttcctcacatCCCACAACCTGCAGTGACTAATAAGTGAGCAATAAGATTTACATTCAGAATTTGAAGATTAGGTTTAggtattaaaattattttcttaaggcatttttttctcagcaggCACTAGGTTTTCAGTCATATGTTTAGGGTTTTTGTCTTTCAAGATACATCCTTACAGGATCCTTACTATCCTGTTAAACCATCCTGTGCTGTTAGCAATAGAAGATGTAAGCAGCTATTTTTATGGGACTGGGCTGGTAACACTCATTGTGAGATACAGATAATGCATTGCttgcacttttttttgtttctgatgtTTTCTACTGGTAGCTCAATACAGAGAAAGGCTGATTGATATCCTCCTTCCCCTAGCCCAATCTGTTTGAGTGGCAGCATTGCTAcacctgtttggttttttgggtttttttgtgtccTGTTTTACTCTAACCACAGATGCTAGATTGTTTTTATATATGCTTGAGTAGGAATAACTGATGCATGGTATCTACTTATGATTGATGATGTAAGCAGGAAACAGTCATGTTGTCCCAGTTCTTGTTTCTTGagataaatattaaaatattaagttCTTGCTATGGGGTTCTTATTACTATCTTGCAATAATAGTTTTGCTAAAGAAAATAACTTGGATTTGCAGCATTTTTTAGACTTCATGCTTTGTAGGGTAATTAACCTTTTTGCTCTGTGTAAGAAGACTGGCTATTGCCAACTCTTATGTCAGAGCTGTAGTGAATGTACTAAAATTCTAGGTAAGGATGATAAAACTCCACAAGATGAGTtatgttttctatttaaaatggTCAGGTTTATATGGTCAGATAAAAATATCAGTAGCTACTTTAATGGAATTCTTTGCAGATCTCATGTGAATGCCCCcacttttctgaaaaacatcagGAGATTCTTAATAGGTCGTATATAGTGGGCATTTGTGTCTGTTTGATTTTACAAATCTTTAGCAGCTTAAATCCCCTTCTTCTTTGGGTGCTGGTATTTTATACAGCATTATACCAGCAAAATTTCCTCAGGAAACATGGATACAGCCCAGCCCTTCTTGGCTGGCTAAACCTGTCATACTGATCTTACAGCCTGTTTCAGAGAGGCTGGACCTCctctttttctgtgaaaagggCATGAGGGAGAAAATACTGTCTGAGAACAAAATTGTGTGTAGACCTTGATCATCGTACCACACTAACAAACACTGTTTCAGGTGGAAGCTTTGGTGAAGTCTACACTGAGTCTGCATGGGAAGATTGACTTCCTGGTGAATAATGGAGGGGGCCAGTTTACAAGTCCTTCTGAAGCCATCCGTGCAAAAGGCTGGAATGCTGTGATAGACACAAATCTGACAGGGACTTTCTATTGTTGCAAAGCAGGTAAGAGCTCAACAATAAGCTTTTTatgtttatttggttttgttttttacagaaataccAGAAGATAAGAAATGTAAAGTTTCCCTAGCTTCTTCTTTTCATGCACTTATCTGACAGTGgatatttgttttcctgaatCTCATCCAAAACTTTGCATTAAATGGTATATTGCATTTGTTCATCAATACAAACATACATTTCGGCAAGCACAATCTTCTGGTTAAGGCCAGGTTTGGGAAGTCAGTTGACTTGGATACTCATTTAAAAGACTATAGGAAAATCACTTAACTTTCATGGCCTGTATTCACTGTGTATAGCatagaaaaatactttcttcagaaatataaatttagCCTTAAATTTAAGTATGATATGTCATTCTCAGATAGCATTTGGAATGTGGAAATTATAGTAATTTACATGGAAACCTAAAATCTTGATATCCATCAAATGCTTTTTTACAATCACTGAGCCTTACCTGGACCTTGCCTGTTGCCTCATGGCCTCACCTCTGGATTGGCAAGGCTGTGGTACAAACAGCAGATTGTTTTTCTAAACCAATATGACGAATGTGTAGTGTGATTGCAGTTAAGACTCCAAATTTGGTTTCCAGTTGGCAAGTTCATTTGTACGCATTTCTTCTGATATTTATAGGTTATCTTCCTCCTTCATACAGTGTACAATGCCTGGATGCAGGAACATGGAGGAGCCATTGTCAACATTACTGCTGCTGTGAGAAATGGCTTTCCTGGAATGTCgtaataatatttttgttttatattttcctatatttttcCCCATAAGTACTAACTGTTCTGAAACACTTCAGAAAGATGTGTACTGGTGAGCAGCAGAGTATAGAAATATAGTAGTTAGGTCATGAGAGAGCAAGAGTATCACTTGACTGTATGTGTGGGGATCTCTTATTAATCCAGTAGATGGCATCTCTGGTCTCCATTTGTTTGTAACAAACTATGAAGCAAGACTTGCCAGTGAAGCTTTAATTGGAAATGgttctcttttctattttttttttaactttgaaattaagttTCTGttgaagaaatacaaaaatatattttgagcAAGTGTTGTTCTCTTTGTCCTCATTCAGGGTTGAATTGTTTCAAAACcaatatttttaagaaacagCAGAATATTTTATCACTGGCTTGTTCTTCACAGTACAGACTAAATATAGAGATCCACACGGTGGTGCTGAAGTTATTTGAGTATAACCACTGGGGTACCTGGTTCAACTGTCATGGCAAATAGGCTGAAGATGTTTCAATTTGAGTTGAActaagaggaaaaacaaacaaattctgaataatggtgattttttttcctaagtaaCTGTTGCATGTAGATGGAAAACTACCTCCAAATTAAATTGAACTCAAACTTCTTACAGAAGTGTACTGTTGAAAAAAATATGCCTTTACAAGTCCAGCCACCACTCATGCCAAAAAGTCATCTGATCTGAGTTTTTTACAAGTATTAATTTTGAACATAAAAGTTGTCAATTTCCTCAGAGTGTGCCTGGAGGTTATCTATTTCTGGCCTAGACCTAAGAATAAGTTACGTTGTCTTACATTTTTCTTAAGCTTTTCGTATTCTCTTGCTGTATTTGAGAAGCTATTTTATAGCTTCCTCTTATTATCTATCTCTGTTTTGCTAGGCTAAAGCAGctaaatttattcattttctctGACTACAACTATCTACAATTCACTACTGCAGtaattttgtttgcatttgttCAAGCTTGTAATAATTTCAGACTAGTTACCTACAGCAGCAAGGTGTAGGCATTCACTCTGACTCTCTTGTCTCTGTCTCCATCCACCAACAGTAATTTTTGAATAGTGACTTATTTTAATCATGTTTGTCAGAAGTTTTAAACCATCTTTCAGACCACCATTCTTCCAAGTGTTCCTTTACCTGTCAGGCTACAGGGAGTTTTACACAGTTTGAACttcagttttttctctttttatatgCCTCCTCCTGAAGTGGAGTGTAACTGACCCCATTTTACATTGGAAAGAGATTTTAAGTATTTCTAGCAATGACAGGAAATCACAGCATAGCTTATTTAAACAGCCATGGTCAAACTTGGAAACTAGAGAGTCTCTCTCTTCCAGATACTTGGTCTAGCCACAGAAAGCCACTCTGAATACTCTAATGAGGCTGCAGTAGAATTAGTACCGGATACTTAGCTAAGGGAACAGAtgcttcctttgctttcttttttccatagGCACTCAGGAGCTGCAAGAGCTGCAGTGGATAACCTAACCAAGACTTTAGCTTTAGAATGGGCTCACAGTGGAGTGAGAATCAACAGCGTTGCTCCTGTAAGTAATGGTGAAAGATCTGATTAAAATTGATGTTACACAGGATCATAGCTAGAACTTTTGGACCAAAATggatatttaaatttattaccAGTAGCTGCATGTGgattatttatgtatttgttaTTTATAATTTCCTTACTGTGTTCTTTGGACCTTTTGACAGTGTTTTGTACTTTTGGATGATGAGTCAGAGGATGTGGGATAAAATtgcttctgctttctgcctTGACTTGGCACTTGGGTTTCAGTGTTTTTTATAGCTAAATGAAATGATACTGGTAGGAGTTGGTGACCTGTTTTACAATGCCTTGACATAAAATTACAGAATACTCTGTGTTTCAGTAATGGATACATTACTTCTGAGttcaggaaacattttctgtttgagGTTGAGGTATGCCAATGGTTTCCACCTATGTTTACAAACTTATTTTGAAAATCTCTGAATGTCCAACATAATGCCTTTTGACTTTGTCTCCTACAAGCTGTTAGTTTAGCTTTAGGCATACAGACTGTAGGAGTGTACCTTCTCTCAGAGAAATCATATGTACAAATGTCTGTCAAATACTTGCAGACAGGAAACCACTACACAGGTCAGCTAAAATATGCCTGCCACATTTCTGAGGAAGTAGACAGCAGGTAGAATTGTTTTACATAACTGTTTAGAAAGATCAGCTATGTTTTGTAGTGCAGAAGTTATACAGAAACTCTAGCCTTGACATTTGAGAATGTGTGATCTATTGTAATTTTCTCTTACTCACAATTTATTTTGTACATTTCCTCCAtcaaaattaaaagagaaaacataaaCTTTGTCCAGCTACTTCTACAGAATTTAGCTTATCTTACAGTGAGTGTCATAGGTGAAGTGTCATATTTGTTTAAGTGATCCCTAAGAAGATCTTGCTACTATTTTTGTAGAATGTTTGTATATTCTGTTGTGCCTCTTGTCCTAAAACATCTGGCTTGCTTTGTTTGGCATAGTATAGAATGCCTTATGGCAGATGTGTTAATCATTCAGGTAAAGGCTTTTATGTAACCTTTGTGAGACCCAATTCATCTGGAGACATATTACATATTAAGATCTACTGACTTGTATTTCCTGTTTATCTGCTTTTTCTGATTTATCAAGTCTTGGGGAAGTAAGTAATTAAGACAGCATTATTATGTGAATATACTTTTCAGGCATGTTAATTACCTAATGAATCATGCTGATTAGATATAGCACGTCTGAAGTTTTTGACAAGCAAGCACTTCAGGGCTTTGGCTGTTTCAGGAGTATTTGCTAGCTTTGTTACTATGCTGGTAACAAAAGTCCACATTGTAGTTACAATAATACTTCTGTTACTGTTGTGGATCCATCCGGTCTGTGGTAGCAATACAAAATTGTTACTGTTTTGTGGGAGGAGAGTAACCTGTAGGGAATGGATACATAGAACGGGAAGTGTGCACtctgaaaaaagtaatttcactTAAGTTATACAGGTAtcttaaaaatcttaatttatttttcatggatGAATTCAAATTTTGCTATTTTACTTAAACTTGAGTCCCAGACTGTGTGGTCATCAGAGCAAACACAGTCATCTTTTCCTGCTTCTACAACAACTAAGTAGGGAGAGTCTGAATTCTAACTGAAATTTGTCTGCTTCTGTAATTCACAATGAATTGTTCTAGTGCTCCTACAGATGACAAGAAACTTTTGAGAACTTGTTCTTGAGGCTTTGTAGTTTCCTTCTGTAATTTAACATGAAATGCTTGTAATTGCAAAGCAGCCTCTGAGTTTTTTTGTACTCCACTTTTTTGTTATTGAAGTGACAGCAGAGAATTGGAATAATCAGAATTATTGTGCTTGAACAGAGATGTGGCTAGCAGCCAAATTACCTTCTTGTATAAATTATACTATGTCATTACATTCAAAAATTTGTATTCAAGTGCTCTTTAGATAGTTCATTCTCACAGAAAATCAGTAATGACAACTTCACAATTTTAGAATCATCAGTTTAAACATATGCAAGAGAACTTAAGTTTCACTGTGCTGTTTTTAAATAGGGACTGGTATTTTCAGAAACTGCTGTTGCAAACTATGGAGAACAAGGTGTAATGATGTGGTTAAAGAGCATACCAAAGGTTCCTGCCAAGAGGTCGGCTGTTCCTGAGGAGGTAATGTATTTTGGAATGCTTCTGAGACACCTACTTCTGTGTCTCTATTTTGAAGCCACTTTATTATATGGAGAAcaaaaaagatttaattttgcACTGTGatggaatatttaaaaagaagaaagcatgTAGCAATGTGTGATTGTGTCAAGTGAGAGGCTTAACCAGTAGTCactgttttacagaaaatttaATTCAGCTGCCTCTTACAGC
This genomic stretch from Oenanthe melanoleuca isolate GR-GAL-2019-014 chromosome 7, OMel1.0, whole genome shotgun sequence harbors:
- the PECR gene encoding peroxisomal trans-2-enoyl-CoA reductase yields the protein MAAAAGRGLMAAGLLRGRVAIVTGGGTGIGKAIAADLLALGCSVVIASRKFDRLKAAAEELNNRFASMSPAQVTPIECNIRKEEEVEALVKSTLSLHGKIDFLVNNGGGQFTSPSEAIRAKGWNAVIDTNLTGTFYCCKAVYNAWMQEHGGAIVNITAAVRNGFPGMSHSGAARAAVDNLTKTLALEWAHSGVRINSVAPGLVFSETAVANYGEQGVMMWLKSIPKVPAKRSAVPEEISPAVCFLLSPAASFITGITMVVDGGQSLYGHALEIPDHNRWPSPPEGKNSEMLKKLLSGEFKPKL